The sequence CCACTGCTAAGTCAGGGCGTGGTGGCAGTTCAGCGGGCAGGCCCAGGGCGCTCTGAAGCTGGGCTGAGCTGACGCCGAGCTGGGCGGCGGCAGCAGCTAGGGCCGCGCGGGGGTCGGGCCGTTCGCCTGTCGCTGGCCGGTTTTGCCTGGCCTGGCGCATGGTGTTGCGCAGAACCTCGCGCAGGTCAGTTTCGCTGACGCCGAGCTGGGTAGCCGCCGCCGCCAAGTCAGGGCGCGGCGGCATCTCGGTGGGAATGCCCAGGGCTGCCCGCAGGTTAGCTTCGCTGACGCCAAGCTGAGCAGCAGCGGTGGCCAGGGCCTGACTTGGCCCCCGACCCTGGCGATAGCCTTGAGTCTGCTCGGTGCGCTGGGGGCGCTGGTGAGTTTGACTAAAGGCGGCTAGGCCCAGGCTGCCGACTAGTCCCAGGGTGAGGGCGGCGGTGATCAGAGAACGGTGCATAACCATACTCAACTAAGGGGTGATTTAAGGTTGACAAGATCTATTAAGTCTAGACACCATGACAAAACCATGGCGGCTAAATTACACCTTTGTCATGCTCTAGGCGGTGGGGCGGTGCTAGGCTAAGCAGCGATATGAACGTATTACTGGTAGAAGACGAGGCTAGGATTGCCGGGTTCGTGGCCCAGGGGCTGCAGGAGCAGGGGTTCGTGGTTGACACCTGCCACCACGGCAGTGAGGGCTATGCCCTGGCCTGCGATCGCACTTACGACGTGGTACTGCTCGATATTATGGTCCCGGGCATGGATGGTCTGGCCATTCTCAAAGCGCTGCGGGGGGCAGGGCAGACGGTGCCGATCATTTTAATCACCGCCCGTAACGAACTCGACGATCGGCTGGCTGGGCTCAATTTAGGAGCTGATGACTACATCGCTAAACCCTTCTATGTCGAAGAATTGGTAGCCCGCATCCATGCGGTAGTGCGGCGCAGCAGCGGCGATCGCCAAAATTTTCTCACCGCTGGCCCCCTGCGCCTCGATCGCATCACCCGTGACGTTACCTGCACCGACCGGCGGGTTGAGCTGACGGCCCGTGAGTTTAACCTACTGGAATATTTGATGCGATCGCCCGGTCGTGTGCTCACCCGCACCCAAATTTTGGAGCATGTCTGGGGCTACGACTTCAACCCCACCACCAATGTTGTCGATGTCGCCATTCAGCGGTTGCGTAAAAAGCTCGACCCCCTAGACGCCGCCCGGTGGATTGAAAGCGTGCGGGGGGTCGGCTACCGCTTTCGCGTCCCGGAGGCCGAGGGGTGAACCGACCCTCCCTGCGGCTGCGGCTGGCGCTCTGGGCTGCCGCCCTGGCAGGTGGGGCGCTGCTGGGGTTTGCCCTGCTGTCGAGCTGGCTAATCTACCAGGCCAAGCTCGATCGCCTCGATGCCCGTCTAGAGCGCGCTGTGCCCCTGGCTCGTCCCGGCAACGGTCCTGATGGCCGCCTGGGCAGTGGCCCTAGCCCAGATACCGGGCTGGGGCCGATTTTAGGGTTGAGCCTAGGCCCACGCCTAGAGGCCGATTTAGCCAAAGACTTGGGCCTGCCCACCGACTCAGAGGTGGGCCTTTTATTAATCAACCGGGCTGGGCAAATAGTCTACCAATCTCCCCAATGGTCGATCGCCCCGGCCCAACTGCCCGCCCTGCCCCTGCCATCGGCGGGTGGGCCTCGGCGGGGTCATCGTCGGTTGCTCACCGTACAGACTGACGCTGGTTCCTGGCGGGTATCGGTACGGGCGTCGTCTCTGGGGCAGCTGGCGATCGCGGCCAATCTCGACGCCCTGCAACAGGAAATGACCGCCCTCCAGCGCATCTATCTCCTCACTATTCCAGGGCTGCTGCTGGCCATTGGCGGCGGAGCCTGGGCCTTGGCTGGCCAGGCTCTGCGGCCCGTGCGCCAGCTCAGCCAAAGCATTAATCAGGTGACTGCCCAGGGGTTGCACCAGCGAGTGCCCCCCGCCACCGAGCCAGAGTTTGAGCCGCTGATTGTGGCTTTCAATGCCATGCTAGAACGGCTAGAACGCAGCTTTCAGCAGGCTTCTCGCTTTAGTGGCGACGCCGCCCATGAGCTCAAAACCCCGCTGACCATTCTCCAGGGTGAGTTAGAACAGGCCATTCAACAGGTAGACACCGGCTCGGCCACCCAACAAGCCCTAAGCCAGCTGCTTGACCAGGTGCGTCAACTCAGCAGCATCGTGCGCAAGCTGCTGCTGTTGTCCCTCGCCGATGCAGGGCAAATGAGCATTCAGCGGCAGCCGGTAGAGTTTAGCGCCCTGGTGCAAGAACAACTCGAAGATTTTGCCCTGCTGGCCCCCGACCTCACCCTCACCGCCGAAATCGAGCCGGGGCTGACGGTGGCAGGCGATCGCGATCTGCTCACCCAGGTCATTCAAAACTTAATCACCAACGCCGCTAAATACAACCGGCCCCAGGGCTGGGTGCGGGTGAGCACCGACCTCGACCAACAGTGGGTCAGGCTGACTCTGACCAATGCTACCCTGGCCATCACCCCAGCCGAGGCAGACCGTCTATTCGATCGCTTCTACCGGGGCGACCCAGCCCGCACGGGCCAAACCGAGGGTCTAGGCCTGGGCCTGAGCCTCGCCCGCGAAATCGCCCGCGCCCACGGAGGTGATTTGGTGTTTACCCCCAGCCAGCCCAACCAAGCCCGGTTTAGCCTGCACCTACCTGCCGTCGAGACCACCCGGCGCTACCCCTGTCCCTAGGCGAATTAATATTAGAGCAATGTAAACAACTGTTAACAAAGGTATAGACTAAATTAAGGACTATGCCTCACTATTGCCTTACCTTGGCAGATCGTGGGGTGGCCTCCGTCGTTGTCAGTTCTAGGTTGTTACGGCAAGTCAGTATGAGAAACGCACTGAAAATTTTAGTCATTTGTGTCATTGGCCTCTGCGTTTGGCTGCCTATGGCCCCCGCCTGGGCCTACGATAACCCTGAACTCTTGCCCGACAAAGAAACGGCAATTATCGACCTGGCCAAGTCTCTCAGCGCTCGTCAAGAAGAAAGCCTGGATTCTGAACTTAACCAGTTTGAAACCGAGACCGGCTGGAAGCTACGGGTGCTAACCCAGTACGACCAAACCCCAGGTCGCGCCGTCAAAGACTTCTGGGGGCTCGACGATCGCAGCATCATGCTGGTGGCTGACCCGCGCGGCGGCAATCTGCTCAACTTCAGCGTGGGTGATGCCGTCTATGACCTGCTGCCCCGCACCTTTTGGATTGAGCTACAAACCCGTTATGGTAACCAGTTCTTTGTGCGCGAGAACGGCGAAGACAACTCTATTTTGAGCGCTCTAGAGTCGATTCAGGGCTGTTTGCGCCAGGGGGGCTGCAATGTGGTGCCCGGCCTACCCCAAGAGCAGTGGGTGCTGACCTTGATCACCTCGATTTTAGGAGGGGTGATCTGCGGATTTGCCGCTCACCCGCGCAAGCCGGGGCAGGTGTTGGCCTGGCAGTGGGTACTGATTTTTTCGCCCCTGTGGGGAATTTTGTTCTTTGCCTTTGGCCTGGGGCCAGTGATTAGCCGCACCAGCGACTGGTTACCCCTAACCCGCAACATAACGGGCTTTTTGATTGGCGCGCTGGTGGCTTACCTGACGCCAAATTTTGGCGGACCAGCCCCCAATTCTGAAACCTAAACGAGACCGGAAAGTAGAGGCTCAGCTATCCCGCCAGCATTTTTTTTAAGAGCTACAGCGGGTGGCTGGCCATCACGGCATTGACCGTGGCCAATAGCTGGCGGGGATCAATGGGTTTATGGATACAGGCGCTAGCCCCCGACTTAAGAGCCTGCTCGACCTGGGCCTGGTCATCTACATCGAGTAGGGCCAGAATGCTCGGTTTGGCCGAGGCTGAGGACCGGTGCAGGGCGGCAATAATATCGTGACCATCGGCGCTGGCCAACGTCAAGCTCGTGATGACAGCGGCGGGCTGCAACAGTTCGACCTGGTCTAACACCCGCGAGCCGTCTACGATCCAGATCACCTGGTAGGCGGCGGCGGTAAGCATGTCGCAGATCAAACTGGCGGTTTCTTCGTTGTCTTCGACCAGCACCACGCGCCCGACAATCGGTTCGGCGGTGGGGGTAAGCTCTACGGGCAGGGGGTGTACCGGTCGCTGGAAGGGAATACGCACGGTAAAGACCGAGCCGACCCCAACCTTAGAGCTGACTTTAATCGAGCCGCCGTGCAGTTGGATCAGCTGCTTGGTGAGGGCCAGCCCTAAGCCGGTGCCCTGGTGTTCCCGCTGGCGGACGTTCTCCAACTGCTGAAATTTCTCAAACAGCAGCGATTGAGCCTCCGCCGAGATGCCAATGCCGGTATCTTCGATCTGAAAGACCACATCGTTTTGCTCTCGCCGCACCCGCAGCACGACCTTGCCCTCAGCGGGGGTAAATTTGATCGCATTGCTGAGCAGATTGGCCAAAATTTGCCGAATCCGTCGAGGATCGGCCACGAAGGTTTCTTGCCCAGCCGCCAGTTTGAGGTCGAGGGAAATCTCGATGCCGTTTTGGGTGGCTTCGCGGCGAAAAGCATCAACGCTTTGGCGACACAGGGAGGCTAAGGCAAACTGCCGCACTTCTAGCACGGTGCGCCCCGCCTCAATTTTAGAGACATCGAGAATGTCGTTGATTACCCGCAACAGGTGCTCGCCACTGGACTGAATCGTGGTGAGGTAGTCGCGCTGGCGGGGGTTGAGGTCGCCCAGCGACCAGCGCAGTAGCGTGGCCGACATGCCAATGATGTAGGTCAGGGGGGTGCGCAGCTCGTGGCTCATGGTGGCCAAAAACTCACTCTTGGCGCGGTTGGCGGCCTCGGCGGCAACCAGAGCATCGCGTAGATCTTGGGTGCGCTCGACTACGCACACTTCAAGGTTTTGGGTCTGCTGTTGGAGCTGTTCGTAGAGCTGGGCCTGGTTGATGGCGATCGCCAGGTGCTCGGCAATGTGCTGCAAAAACTCGGTTTCCCACGGCTGCCAGGGGCGCTGATAGGCGCACTGGTGCACAATCAGCAGTCCCCAGAGCTGCTGGCCAACCAAAATGGGGGCGACAACCTTAGATTTAACCTGCATTTGGGTTAAAAACGACAGCAGGCAGGGAGACTGCCGATAGTGTTCGACCACGTCGTCGATCGCTAAGGTGTGCCCCTGGCGGTAGGGTAAGCCCAGATCGGGGGCGTCGGGATGCTGCTGAAAACAGAGCCCTTCAGTGTAGTTGAGCACCGAGGCCAGGCGATCGCTCGATCGCGACTCATAGGTAATGTAGCCGATGGAATGCTCTCCGCTCTGGGGCTGAGGTGTCGGTGGCGAATCGGCATCAGGGGCATCCATCCGCTTTACGGGGGCGGCGGGGCTGAGGTCAAACTGGTAAATCAGTAGGCGATCGGCCTGGAGAAACTGACGCACCTCAGCGACGGTGGTTTCTAGAATCTCGGTTAGCTTGAGACTGCCCTGAATTTTAGTAATCACCTGGTTCAGCAGCAAGCGACGCTCGTGCTGGCGGTTAATTGCCACCGCTGCATTGGCAGGGGGGTAAGGCTCAACTGCCGTAGGCTGGCCAGATTCTAGCTCGCTGGGTTCTGGCTCGCCGGGCTCTAGCTCAGCCAACCGTTCGGCCCAGGACTGCAACCAGGCCAGCATAAACTGGCTGAGATCGGGCAGAGCACTGGTCGCCAGCCCCTGGGCCGGTATGTCTAGCCCCTGCTGGCGCATAAATTCACCAACGCTTTGAGCGTCGGCGATTAGGTCGATGACTACCTGGGAGTCATGCTGGTTAGCCGCTTGACCCTGCCCCATTGGGTCGGTAGTGTAGGGGTGCGCGCTTACCACCAGAGACAGCGATGAGCCCAGCAAGCACCAAAAAGTCAGGCCCGCTGAGCTAGCAGGTCCATCGGCCTCAGTGAGCAAAGTAAGCTGGTGCTGATCAGCGTACTGACACAAAAATTGCCCCAGTTTCGCCAGGGCAGCCCTGGGCATCACCTGTTCGGTGCCACGGTTTTGAGAGTCAGGCATCCTTAGATTTTGAGGCCGAGCGCGCCCATTGCAGGTTGGCTGTAAAGGGGTTAATTAAAATGGTTGTAACTAAATTGGTTTGAATGATTCGGCAGTACCCATGGTAGCCCTCGTTTCAGTTTTGTCTGACTTACGCTAGAGTTCCTTCAGATTTCGTAGTTGTTTTAAATTTCGCCCATGCATCGCTTAGCCGCTACCCCCGGCGGCTGGACGCCGGATACTGAGGGGGTAATTTTTGTCGAGCAAACCCCGGCCCCGCTGGTGTTTCTCACCGCCGCCGATACCGAGATTCAAAGTCTGGCCCAGGCCCGGTTTCCCGCCGATGCTCCAGCGCTGCGGGTGGCCAACCTGCTCCAGCTGCAACAGCAGTTGGCGATCGACACCTACGCCGACGCTGTGCTGCGCCAGGCTCAGATCATCATTGTGCGGTTGTTGGGGGGCCGTGCCTACTGGCCCTACGGCTTAGAAGTGGTGAGAGATGTCGTCGCTGTAACCGGAGCCGCCCTGGTGGTGCTGCCCGGTGACGATCGCCCTGCCCCCGACCTAATCAGCCACTCTACCGTGCCCTTAACGGTGGCCAACCAGCTGTGGCGTTACCTCAACGAGGGCGGGGTTGAAAATATGACCCACGGGCTGCTGTGGATATGCGATCGCATTCTGCATACCCAGTACAACCCGCCGGAGCCCCAGGAGATTCCTAAGGTGGGGGTGTATCCCTATGCCAGCTTGGCCCTCACCCCTGGCCCCTCTCCCTCTGGGAGAGAGGAACCGGAGGCAGAGCGATCTGAACCGCAAAATCAAACATCAAAAATTGGGCTGATCTTCTACCGTGCCCACTATCTGGCGAGCAACACTGCGCCGATTGATGCCCTCTGCCATGCCTTAGAGCAGCGGGGATTGGAGCCGGTGCCGGTGTTTATGTCGTCGTTGCAAGACCCCGAGGTGCAGGCAGATTTGGTCGCTCTGCTCAAGCCCAAGGATGGCCCGGGCATTGATGTACTGCTGACTACCACCAGCTTTTCGGTGGCGAAGCTGGACGGAGCTAGGCCAAATTTGGCCCTGTGGGAGGCGCTGGATGTGCCCGTGCTGCAAGTCATTCTCAGCGGCGGCACGCGGGAGGCTTGGGAGAGCCAGAGCCTGGGCCTATCGCCCCGCGACATCGCCATGAATGTGGCCCTGCCGGAGGTGGACGGGCGGATCATCACCCGCGCGGTGTCGTTTAAGGCCGCTAATCAGCGCAGCGAGGCGCTGGAAACCGATGTGGTCACCTACGAGCCTGTGCTAGACCGGGTAGAGTTTGTCGCTGACCTAGCCGCCCATTGGGCCAAGCTGCGGCGCACCCCCGTGGGCGATCGCCGCATCGCCCTGATTCTCGCCAACTATCCCAACCGCGACGGTCGCCTCGCCAACGGTGTTGGCCTCGACACGCCCCAGAGTGCGATCGCTGTTCTCCACGCCCTCAAAGCTGCTGGCTACACCCTCGGCGACATCCCCACCGATGGCGATGCGCTAATCCATCGCCTCACCGCTGGCGTCACCAACGACCCCGAAGGCCAAGACTTTCGCCAAGTCCATCAGTCCCTGCCCATTGAGGATTATCTCCAGCACTTCGAGAGCCTCCCGGACACAGTTCGAGCTGGCATGATGGCCCGGTGGGGGAGCGGGGAGTGGAGGAGTGAGGGCGATAACACCCACCCACCCATCCACCCATCCACCCACCCACCCATCCACCCATCCACCCACCCACCCATCCACCCATCCACCCACCCATCCATCCACTCATCCACTCACCCACCCATCCACCCACCCACCTTCCCCATCCCCGGTCTCCAGTTCGGCAACATCTTCATCGGCATTCAGCCCAGCCGGGGCTACGACCTTGACCCCAGCCTCAACTACCACTCGCCAGATCTAGAGCCGACCCCCGAGTACTTGGCCTTTTACCAGTGGCTGCGGCAGGGGTTTGGGGCTCAGGCGATCGTACACCTGGGCAAGCACGGCAACCTAGAATGGCTGCCGGGCAAAGGCGTCGGCCTGTCGCAAAACTGCTACCCCGAGGCCATGTTTGGCCCCATGCCCCACCTGTACCCGTTTATCGTCAACGACCCCGGCGAAGGCTCCCAAGCCAAGCGCCGTGCCCAGGCGGTGATTCTCGACCACCTGACACCGCCCCTCACCCGCGCCGAACTCTACGGCCCCCTAGAAAAGCTAGAAGGCCTAGTAGACGAATACTACGAAGCCCAGAGCCTTGATCCCACCCGTTTACAACTCATCGGCGATCGCATCCTCACCCTCCTCACCGACACCCACCTCCTCACCGAAATCTCCCCCACCCATCCACCCACCCACCCATCCACCCATCCACCCGCTCCCCCCCTCCCCACCCTCCTCCCCACCCTCGATACCTATCTCTGTGACCTCAAAGAGGCCCAGATTCGCGACGGGCTGCATATCTTTGGCCAGTGCCCCAACGGTCGCCAGCTCAGGGATCTGGTGGTGGCGATCGCCCGCCACCCCGGCCCCGGTCGCCAGGGGCTAACCCGCGCGATCGCCGAAGCCTGGGGACTCGACCTCGACCCCCTCACCGCCGAACCGGGGGAGTCCTTCACCGGGTTAGAGAACTGCCGGATTGTGGGGGATGCGATCGCGCGGCTGGAGGAAGAAGCGGCCAGGTTAGTGGAAGGGCTACTCCCCTCCTGGGTGGGGCAGGGGTGGGTTCGCCCAGACCCCGAGACCCACCCCGCCCTGGGGGCACCCCTCCCAGGAGGGGAGGCTGTGGCTACCGAACTTCAGTGGATTGAGCACACTCTGTTGCCCGCTCTCCTTCGCACCACTGACGAAATCACAAACCTGCTGGCGGGTCTGGACGGGCGCTACGTGCCCAGCGGCCCAGCGGGTGCCCCCAGCCGCAACCGGCCCGATGTGTTGCCCACCGGGCGCAATTTCTTCTCGGTCGATATTCGCGCCATTCCCACTGAGAGCGCCTGGGATGTGGGGCGGCGGGCGGCTGAGGTGCTGATCGAGCAGTACACCCAAGACCACGGCGACTACCCCCAGACCCTGGGCCTGTCGGTGTGGGGTACTTCGACCATGCGTACCGGCGGTGACGACATCGCCGAAGCCCTGGCGCTGATGGGAGTGCGCCCGGTGTGGGATGGCCCCTCGCGGCGGGTGGTCGATTTTGAGGTGCTGCCCCTGTCGGCCCTGGGGCGGCCTAGGGTAGATGTCACCCTGCGGATTTCGGGCTTCTTTCGCGACGCCTTCCCCAATTTGATCGACCTGTTTGACCAGGCGGTGGCGGCAGTGGCCGATCTGGCAGAACCCGCCGACCAGAATCCTCTTGCAGCCAGGGTGCAGCAAGAGTTGGCTGAGTGGCAGGCCCAGGGGCTGACAGCAGAGCAGGCGGCGGTGCGATCGCGCTACCGGATCTTTGGCTCTAAACCGGGGGCCTACGGCGCAGGCTTGCAGGGGCTGATCGAATCGCAAAACTGGAGCACCGACGCAGATCTGGCCCGCGCTTACCTCAACTGGAGCGGCTACGCCTACGGACGCAATGCCCAGGGCCGCGCCGCCCCCGAAGCCTTTGCCCAGCGGCTGCAGCAGATGCAGGTGGTGCTGCACAACCAGGACAACCGTGAGCACGACCTGCTCGACTCTGACGACTACTACCAGTTTCAAGGGGGTATGACTGTGGCCGCCCGCAGCCTCCAGGGGCGATCGCCCGCCACCTACTTTGGCGACAATGCGGTGACGGCCAAGCTCAAAGTGCGATCGCTGGCCGCCGAAATCGCCAAGGTCTACCGCTCCCGCGTGGTCAACCCCAAGTGGATCGAGGGAGTGATGCGCCACGGCTACAAAGGGGCCTTTGAAATGGCCGCCACAGTAGACTATCTATTTGCCTACGACGCCACCGCCCACTGCGTTGCCGACCACATGTACGAAGGGGTGGCTCAGGCCTATGTGTTGGATCCTCAAGTGCAGGCCTTTGTGCAGCAATCTAACCCCTGGGCGCTGCGCGATATGGCCGAGCGGCTGTTAGAGGCCAGCCAGCGGGGGTTATGGGCCTCAGCTGACCCGGGCCTGCTCGATGCCCTGCGACAGATCGCCCATCAGGCTGAAGGGGTGATCGAAACCCAGCAGCTGACCTCGGGGGCATTTTAGACGGTGGGGATCAGGCGATCTCGCCATGGCGATCGCGACCTAGGCCCTAGATTACGATGGTAGGGAAGAGGGGTTAGATCGCCATCCTTAGGGGCATGCCCATTGCAGTAAACGATAGCGACGGGGGCTAGCGGGAGGCGTCCTATGACTGGACAACAGACTAGTCACATTCTCTGGATTGGTGCAAGAGCCGATGCGGTATCGTTGAGCAATCTCACCGCACCCGACTTTGTGACGATCGTCATAGACCCGGTCGAGGCCGCCCTGGCCTACCTGAGTTCGGGCCATCCTGTAGATGGCATGGTGCTAGAGCTAGAAGCCGCTGGGGGGCTAGAGGCCCTAGCAACCCTGCAAGCCCAGGCGGCTGATCTGCCCGTGGTTGTGCTGGTGAGCCCCACCCAGACCCCGCTGGGGCTAGAGGCCGTTCGAGCCGGAGCCCAAGACTATTTGATCAAAGGGCAAACCCCTCCGGCGGAAATGATCCGGGCTGTGGGCTGTGCCCTTGAGCGCCACCGCCGACAGACGCAGGTCTCACCGCCACCCACACTCGCAACGACCGACGACTCCCCCGTTGCGACCCAGTTGACCGACCAAGACCAACGCTACCCAACCATCTTTGGGGAGGTGCCGGTTTCGCTGTGGAAAGAAGATTGGTCGGCGGTCAGAGCCCTGGTGAACAAGCTGCAACCCCAAGGAATCACTGATTGGGCCACCTACCACCCCGAGGTTATTGATATCACTGCTCCAAAGGCCGCTAAGGCAACCTTAACAACGAGCGAGAACCGGTTTCGTCAATTGTTTCAAGATGCTGCCATCGGCATTGCCATGACTACGCCCGACGGTCGTTTTTTAGAAGCCAACGCCGCCTACTGCCAAATGCTGGGCTATACCGAAGCCGAGCTGCGCCAGGTCGATTTTGCCACTTTGACCTATCCCGACGATCGCCCCCGCAATCTAGAGTTACTGCACGAGCTATTGCAGGGTCAGCGTCACAGCTTTGTGATTGAAAAACGCTACTTCACCAAGGCAGGGCCTGTTGTTTGGTGTCGCCTGAGCGTATCGGTGCAGCGCCACAGCGACGGCACCCCCATCAGCATCATTGGCGTCGCCGAAGACATTACCCAGCAGCGCCAGGCCGAAGCCGCGCTGCAGCGCAGTCAGGCCCTGCTGCGGGTGGCCTCCCATGTCAGTCAGCTAGGGGCCTGGTGGGTAGATTTGCCGGAGATGACCATGACTTGGTCGGACGACATGTACCACATCTTGGAACAACCCCTTGACCATGTGCCCCACATGGCTGAGGCCAATCAGTACTATGCGCCCGCCGATCAGGCCAAAATTCAGGCGGCCTTTGAGGCCTGTATGCAGTCGGGATTAAACTTTGATCTACAGCTACAGGTGGTTACTGCTCGGGGTCGCCCCATCTGGGCGCGGTCGATTGGCGAGGCGGTGCGCGATGCCAGCGGAGCTATTGTGCGGGTGCAGGGCGCATTTCAAGATATCACTGCTCAGAAAGCGGCGGAACAACAGCTGCGCGACAGTGAAGAACGGTTTCGGCTGGTGTCTAAGGCGACCAACGATGCCATTTGGGACTGGGATATTCTCACTGACACCACCTGGCGCGGGGAGGGCTATAAAACCCTGTTTGGCTACAGCGACGCTGACTTGATCACCGCCAACGACTGGTGGCGCAGCCGTCTGCACCCCGACGATCGCCAGCGGCTGCTTGAGTCTATGCAGACGGCCCTAGCCAGCACCGCCGCCCTCTGGACTGACGAGTATCGGTTTCGCTGCCAGGACGGTCGCTATGCCTATGTGATGGATCGAGGCTATATCATTCGCAATGACCAGGGCCAGGCGGTGCGCATGATTGGCGGTATGCTCAACCTGACTGAGAAAAAGAACCTAGAGGCCCAGCTGCTGCAAAGTCAGAAGATGGAGGCAGTGGGCCAATTAGCGGGGGGCATTGCCCACGACTTCAACAACCTGCTGACGATTATTTTGGGCTGTAGCGATATGCTGCTGTCGGCCTTGCCCGGCCCCGACCCGCTGCGGGCGATCGCCACTGACATCCACACCGCTGGGGATCGGGCGGCCAACCTGACCCGCCACCTGTTGGCCTTTAGCCGCAAACAGATGCTCGCCCCCCAGGTGCTCAATCTCAACGCGGTGATCAGCGATCTGGAAGCTATGCTCAGACGCCTGATTAGCGCCGACATTCGCCTGATTAGTCAGTTGGCCCCCCATCTGCCCGCCATTGAAGTCGATCCGAGCCAGCTAGAGCAGGTCATTCTCAATCTGGTGGTCAACGCCCGCGACGCCATGCCCAACGGCGGCGATCTCACCCTGGCCACCGCTCAGCTCGATCTAGGACCGGATGAGTCGCTGGGCCAGCTCAACTGTAAGCCTGGCACCTACGCCGCTCTGACCATTTCTGATACAGGCCACGGCATGACCGCAGCGGTCAAAGCCCGCATTTTTGAGCCCTTCTTTACCACTAAGCCTCCGGGCACGGGCACGGGGCTGGGGTTGGCCACCGTGTTTGGCATTGTCAAACAGAGTGGTGGCTTCATTGATGTGTATAGTGAACCGGGCCTGGGCACCCGATTTAAGCTGTTGTTTCCAGCGGTGGGGCCGAGGCCACAGCCCAGCTTGACTCCGGCTTTGCCCGTGCAGCAGGGCAGCGAAACTATTTTGCTGGTCGAAGATGAGGCGGGGGTGCGCCAGATTGCCAAGCTGGCCCTCGAACGGCTGGGCTACCAGATTTTAACGGCGGCCAATGGGCAGGCGGCCCTCCAGGTGATCGCCCGCTATCCAGGCTCCATTGATCTCGTGATCACCGACGTAGTAATGCCGGAAATGAGCGGTCGAGAGCTGGTTGAGCACCTGCGTCGGCACCATAGTCCCGTGAAAGTCATGTACATCAGCGGCTATACCGATGATGTGGGCATCCGGCTCGGGGTGATCGAGGCCACCGATGCCTTCTTGCAAAAGCCATTTACCCCCTCCAGCCTGGCCCGCAAGGTGAGGGAGGTGTTAGATCAGCGCTAGCAACAGCCCCCAGTTCCCCTCCGGCTAAGGTGGCCTTGCTCTCAGATCAAGGCCACCTTAGCGGGGAACGAGGGCTACGAGGCCGTGAAGGTCTGCGTAAAGCAAGATGACAGAGATG is a genomic window of Nodosilinea sp. E11 containing:
- a CDS encoding response regulator transcription factor; translation: MNVLLVEDEARIAGFVAQGLQEQGFVVDTCHHGSEGYALACDRTYDVVLLDIMVPGMDGLAILKALRGAGQTVPIILITARNELDDRLAGLNLGADDYIAKPFYVEELVARIHAVVRRSSGDRQNFLTAGPLRLDRITRDVTCTDRRVELTAREFNLLEYLMRSPGRVLTRTQILEHVWGYDFNPTTNVVDVAIQRLRKKLDPLDAARWIESVRGVGYRFRVPEAEG
- a CDS encoding ATP-binding protein, with amino-acid sequence MNRPSLRLRLALWAAALAGGALLGFALLSSWLIYQAKLDRLDARLERAVPLARPGNGPDGRLGSGPSPDTGLGPILGLSLGPRLEADLAKDLGLPTDSEVGLLLINRAGQIVYQSPQWSIAPAQLPALPLPSAGGPRRGHRRLLTVQTDAGSWRVSVRASSLGQLAIAANLDALQQEMTALQRIYLLTIPGLLLAIGGGAWALAGQALRPVRQLSQSINQVTAQGLHQRVPPATEPEFEPLIVAFNAMLERLERSFQQASRFSGDAAHELKTPLTILQGELEQAIQQVDTGSATQQALSQLLDQVRQLSSIVRKLLLLSLADAGQMSIQRQPVEFSALVQEQLEDFALLAPDLTLTAEIEPGLTVAGDRDLLTQVIQNLITNAAKYNRPQGWVRVSTDLDQQWVRLTLTNATLAITPAEADRLFDRFYRGDPARTGQTEGLGLGLSLAREIARAHGGDLVFTPSQPNQARFSLHLPAVETTRRYPCP
- a CDS encoding TPM domain-containing protein, giving the protein MAPAWAYDNPELLPDKETAIIDLAKSLSARQEESLDSELNQFETETGWKLRVLTQYDQTPGRAVKDFWGLDDRSIMLVADPRGGNLLNFSVGDAVYDLLPRTFWIELQTRYGNQFFVRENGEDNSILSALESIQGCLRQGGCNVVPGLPQEQWVLTLITSILGGVICGFAAHPRKPGQVLAWQWVLIFSPLWGILFFAFGLGPVISRTSDWLPLTRNITGFLIGALVAYLTPNFGGPAPNSET
- a CDS encoding ATP-binding protein, which translates into the protein MPDSQNRGTEQVMPRAALAKLGQFLCQYADQHQLTLLTEADGPASSAGLTFWCLLGSSLSLVVSAHPYTTDPMGQGQAANQHDSQVVIDLIADAQSVGEFMRQQGLDIPAQGLATSALPDLSQFMLAWLQSWAERLAELEPGEPEPSELESGQPTAVEPYPPANAAVAINRQHERRLLLNQVITKIQGSLKLTEILETTVAEVRQFLQADRLLIYQFDLSPAAPVKRMDAPDADSPPTPQPQSGEHSIGYITYESRSSDRLASVLNYTEGLCFQQHPDAPDLGLPYRQGHTLAIDDVVEHYRQSPCLLSFLTQMQVKSKVVAPILVGQQLWGLLIVHQCAYQRPWQPWETEFLQHIAEHLAIAINQAQLYEQLQQQTQNLEVCVVERTQDLRDALVAAEAANRAKSEFLATMSHELRTPLTYIIGMSATLLRWSLGDLNPRQRDYLTTIQSSGEHLLRVINDILDVSKIEAGRTVLEVRQFALASLCRQSVDAFRREATQNGIEISLDLKLAAGQETFVADPRRIRQILANLLSNAIKFTPAEGKVVLRVRREQNDVVFQIEDTGIGISAEAQSLLFEKFQQLENVRQREHQGTGLGLALTKQLIQLHGGSIKVSSKVGVGSVFTVRIPFQRPVHPLPVELTPTAEPIVGRVVLVEDNEETASLICDMLTAAAYQVIWIVDGSRVLDQVELLQPAAVITSLTLASADGHDIIAALHRSSASAKPSILALLDVDDQAQVEQALKSGASACIHKPIDPRQLLATVNAVMASHPL